The nucleotide window CAGCATCAAGGCAGCTTATTTGTCCTTTCAGCCacaatatcaaaaagttcactggAAAAATCTTACCATGGAGGCAAGGCATATTCCTAGACATCAATTCATTCTATGGCTAGCCATAAGACAAAGGCTTGCAACTGTGGACAGAGTAGAGAGATGGGGAATAAATATTCCAAAGGATTGTGTTTTATGCTCCAAGGGAACTACAGAATCACTAGCTCATATGTTCTTTGAGTGTAAATATGCAAGAGATATCTGGAGTTCTTTATTGAAGTGGATGAATGAAAACAGAATTCCTAAAACATGGAATGATGAGGTATGCTGGATGGCAAAGAGGTGTAGAGGAAGCAGAGAAAAAGGCCAGGTACTAGCATGGTTGGTTGCTGCAATAGTTTATCATGTATGGAGTGAAAGGAATGCTAGAAGATTTcaaaatgaaaagagagagagtCAACAGAGAATTAAACAAATCAGCCTCCAACTGCATATTCGAGGACAGAGTTATAGCACATGGAAGAAGATATTAGATAGTTTAAATAGTTTTCCTAGCTAAGAGTAGATAGCTTATGAAAGTAAATGCAAAAGTTAACACTCTTAGATAGAAAGAGATAGAGATAACTAATTCTTGAGTCCAAATGGAACTAGTGGCTgtaaatatataattttggttgaataaaattttattttaaccaaaaaaaactTTGAAAGAACTTAAATTATCGTGGAGATATGAATCCTTGGCAAACAATATGGATGTATTATAATTATATCAAATAATTCgaataagaaaaaaatttatataaggtaaaatttaattgattttaaagtcttATACATTACGGCTTCCTActtagttcaaataagaaaaaaaattaattaattttaaagttctagcaaataataggaaaataaataaattgagtTTATCAtgtgaaatatatttttaatatataccaCTTAGTCCACCTGTAGAATTCTTCTAGAAAAAACAATCTTATAAAATCGAAGCAAAACATCAATCCCTAATCACTAAATAACACAATCTAAACAATGAACAAACATGAAACGAGAATTCCCAACTTTGTTTTTTGTCAACCGACAAAATTAGTTTATATTAAAAACCTGTAGCATTACAAGGAGCAATTATAGAACATTCCCCTGGGTTACAAAAAGAGCAGATGGGGAGAGGTATTTGTTGTTATTGACGTAAGTCTACAGCAATACATTCATTAGATGGATCATCTAGACAAAAAATAAGATGATCAGACTGTGCCGCAAAAGATATTTTCCTTAAGTGGTTAGTGCCTTGTTGATCTTCTTGCAGTGTTGTTTCCAAAAAGGTTGGCGCCTTCTGTAGTAGTTGCAAGTTGGGTCCTTCGCTTAAAGATGCTTCGTATTTGGCTAATCTATTTGCTACACTATTTTGCTTCCTGTAAATATGCATGATGTGTGGGCTACCCAGCTGGCGCCGTACGTGAGCTGTCTCATACGGCTCTTCCTAAGAACTT belongs to Nicotiana tabacum cultivar K326 chromosome 6, ASM71507v2, whole genome shotgun sequence and includes:
- the LOC142182282 gene encoding uncharacterized protein LOC142182282; translated protein: MKTPTQVCWLMRKIFDGRNWFGNRNYKVELGKCSKGDKFSIKAAYLSFQPQYQKVHWKNLTMEARHIPRHQFILWLAIRQRLATVDRVERWGINIPKDCVLCSKGTTESLAHMFFECKYARDIWSSLLKWMNENRIPKTWNDEVCWMAKRCRGSREKGQVLAWLVAAIVYHVWSERNARRFQNEKRESQQRIKQISLQLHIRGQSYSTWKKILDSLNSFPS